The following coding sequences lie in one Novipirellula aureliae genomic window:
- a CDS encoding efflux RND transporter periplasmic adaptor subunit, whose amino-acid sequence MRTQRLLNLAKLLGVIALIGYAVYYFQTIPVAVSSHTVEQDTIVEEVMGTGTLEARVKTTISPKISGRIAEVLVDQGQTVASGELLVRLDDEDLQQQVKMAEATVATAEASVKRFVAENQQAASVFDQSNADFERAKSLLKSRATSQAEFDVAREAFDVAKSGIAKAEASLEEAKQQVQLAKQSLKYNQARLTDSRIVAPFDGLIVERLRDAGSIVVPGTPVLSLISLDELWISAWVDETEMSGLQPDQPARVVFRSDADADFTGQVARLGKQTDRETRQFTVDVRVLEMPENWAVGQRAEVYIETDRAEKAVVLPANFVRLQDGKPGVFTLQNEHARWQPIQLGMKGRGKVQVTSGLAVGDEVVTPAVAGKSSIQGRRVVTQ is encoded by the coding sequence ATGAGAACCCAACGCCTCCTAAACCTCGCCAAACTGCTCGGCGTCATTGCGCTGATCGGCTATGCGGTTTACTACTTCCAAACAATCCCCGTGGCAGTTTCCTCCCACACCGTCGAGCAAGACACCATCGTCGAAGAAGTCATGGGAACGGGAACACTCGAGGCCCGCGTCAAGACAACAATCAGTCCCAAAATCTCGGGACGCATTGCGGAGGTACTCGTCGATCAAGGACAAACCGTTGCCTCGGGAGAACTGCTGGTGCGATTGGATGACGAGGACCTGCAACAGCAAGTCAAAATGGCGGAAGCGACCGTTGCAACGGCGGAAGCTTCGGTGAAACGATTTGTAGCAGAAAATCAGCAAGCCGCGTCCGTGTTTGATCAATCCAATGCCGACTTTGAACGCGCAAAGTCATTGCTTAAATCTCGGGCGACCAGCCAAGCCGAGTTTGATGTCGCTCGTGAAGCGTTCGATGTCGCCAAGTCGGGAATCGCCAAAGCGGAGGCAAGCCTGGAAGAGGCGAAACAGCAAGTACAATTGGCAAAGCAGTCTTTGAAATACAATCAGGCTCGTTTGACCGATTCACGCATTGTCGCACCTTTTGACGGATTGATTGTCGAGCGATTGCGTGATGCAGGTTCGATCGTGGTTCCCGGCACGCCTGTCCTGAGTCTGATTTCGCTCGATGAGCTTTGGATTTCGGCGTGGGTAGACGAGACAGAGATGAGCGGTTTGCAACCGGACCAGCCCGCCAGAGTCGTGTTCCGTTCCGACGCCGATGCGGATTTTACCGGGCAAGTGGCCCGATTGGGAAAGCAAACGGATCGCGAAACACGGCAGTTCACTGTGGATGTGCGTGTGCTTGAGATGCCCGAGAATTGGGCCGTTGGTCAACGAGCTGAGGTTTATATTGAAACTGACCGTGCTGAGAAAGCCGTCGTGTTACCCGCCAATTTTGTTCGGTTGCAGGATGGTAAACCTGGCGTCTTTACTTTGCAAAACGAACACGCACGCTGGCAACCTATCCAACTGGGGATGAAGGGGCGTGGAAAAGTGCAAGTCACTTCGGGGTTAGCGGTTGGAGATGAAGTTGTGACTCCTGCAGTGGCGGGCAAATCAAGCATCCAAGGGCGACGGGTCGTAACACAATGA
- a CDS encoding ABC transporter permease has translation MNLAIKDIYKNFGRFSLTTFGIGMLLMIVMGMAGIYRGLLEDATLLVDSIGADLWIVQQDTRGPFAEISRVPTTLVYRAAAVPGVESAREFVFHTIQRRRDEKLLRMSILGLSWPDDNGDWLKLVEGRPLEQNHFEMIADKSLGLDVGEVIPLGKDEYTIVGLTKGMVSTGGDGMAFTTVLDSQSIQFDSPPEAIRLERAARDHRGETNEVFLRQPQLTDQLALPGSQLPAVAAPMLSAVIVKLKPYADPTEVQSVIEGWQDVSVYTTAGQEELLIQGMVDKARRQLGMFRVLLTIIAGIIMALIIYTLTLDKLHAIALLKLIGAPNRVILGMIFQQALLMGSLGYVIAYSVGSRLFPFFPRRVVLSNPDLIQLAVVVLVISLLSSLLGIWKAMKVEPNNVLMG, from the coding sequence ATGAACCTCGCAATCAAAGACATCTACAAGAATTTTGGACGTTTTTCACTGACCACATTCGGCATCGGTATGTTGCTAATGATCGTCATGGGAATGGCCGGCATCTATCGTGGATTGCTAGAGGATGCCACTCTGCTTGTCGATAGCATCGGGGCTGATTTATGGATTGTTCAGCAAGATACACGGGGACCGTTTGCTGAGATTTCACGGGTTCCGACAACGCTGGTTTATCGAGCTGCCGCTGTGCCAGGTGTCGAATCCGCTCGCGAGTTTGTATTCCACACCATTCAGCGAAGGAGGGACGAAAAACTACTTCGCATGTCGATTTTGGGGCTAAGTTGGCCAGACGACAACGGCGACTGGTTGAAATTGGTCGAAGGCAGACCGTTAGAACAGAACCACTTCGAGATGATTGCTGACAAAAGCCTTGGATTGGACGTCGGTGAAGTCATTCCGTTGGGGAAAGATGAGTACACGATCGTTGGACTTACCAAGGGGATGGTCAGCACCGGTGGTGACGGAATGGCCTTCACGACCGTTCTCGATTCCCAGTCAATTCAGTTTGATTCGCCACCTGAGGCGATTCGACTTGAACGCGCTGCGCGAGACCATCGTGGAGAAACGAATGAGGTTTTCTTGCGGCAGCCTCAATTGACTGACCAACTGGCATTGCCAGGCTCTCAACTGCCAGCGGTTGCGGCTCCGATGCTAAGTGCTGTCATCGTCAAGTTAAAACCTTATGCCGACCCGACCGAAGTGCAATCCGTTATCGAGGGATGGCAGGATGTGTCGGTCTACACCACTGCAGGGCAAGAAGAACTGCTGATCCAAGGCATGGTCGACAAGGCACGTCGTCAGTTGGGAATGTTCCGAGTTTTGTTGACCATCATCGCGGGCATCATTATGGCATTGATTATCTATACATTGACTCTCGATAAACTGCATGCGATCGCGCTGCTGAAATTGATCGGAGCGCCCAATCGCGTGATTCTTGGGATGATTTTTCAGCAAGCGTTATTGATGGGCAGTTTAGGTTACGTGATTGCCTATAGCGTTGGCAGTCGCTTGTTTCCGTTCTTTCCTCGGCGTGTCGTTTTATCGAATCCCGATTTGATTCAGTTGGCTGTTGTCGTACTCGTGATCTCGTTGCTTTCTAGTTTGCTGGGCATTTGGAAAGCAATGAAGGTCGAACCCAATAACGTCTTGATGGGATAA
- a CDS encoding ArsR/SmtB family transcription factor: MQKTSKKRCDSSPVKLKADPTAEDFAALAWAIAHPARVQIVRLLIGREACVCGEIVDQLPLAQSTVSQHLKILKESGLVEGEVDGPKVCYCINPERLEQLKAFVAKL; this comes from the coding sequence ATGCAAAAGACGAGCAAGAAACGATGCGATTCAAGCCCGGTGAAGCTGAAAGCAGATCCGACGGCGGAGGATTTCGCGGCATTGGCTTGGGCGATCGCTCATCCGGCTCGTGTGCAGATCGTGCGGTTACTGATCGGCCGCGAAGCTTGTGTTTGTGGCGAGATCGTGGACCAATTGCCGCTGGCTCAATCGACCGTCTCACAGCACTTGAAAATCCTCAAAGAGTCGGGCCTGGTCGAGGGGGAAGTCGATGGACCGAAGGTTTGTTATTGCATCAACCCCGAGCGGCTTGAGCAACTGAAAGCGTTCGTGGCGAAACTGTAG
- a CDS encoding ABC transporter ATP-binding protein, with amino-acid sequence MLCMKNVTKTYQLRRQTVVALDDATLEIPQGDFVSLIGPSGSGKSTLLVMLGGMLSPTSGRVQLNGESMYDLTPNGRARLRRANVGFVFQTFNLISYLTAQENVQIPLFLSGHSENDQRERAAMLLERVGLGDRMDHKPCELSVGQQQRVALARMLANDPAVILADEPTGNLDPETSDQIIGFFEEFNQEGKTIVMVTHDPVAAERAKRVLKIRNGKVVDDRASVRACDAA; translated from the coding sequence ATGTTGTGCATGAAGAATGTAACGAAGACTTACCAATTGCGTCGCCAGACGGTTGTCGCATTGGACGACGCAACTTTGGAGATCCCGCAAGGCGATTTCGTTTCCTTGATCGGGCCAAGCGGCAGTGGCAAGAGTACTTTGTTGGTGATGCTCGGTGGTATGCTCTCACCAACATCCGGACGAGTGCAACTCAATGGTGAGTCAATGTATGACTTGACTCCGAATGGCCGGGCACGGCTTCGTCGGGCGAATGTCGGATTTGTCTTCCAGACGTTCAACCTGATCTCGTACCTAACCGCTCAAGAGAATGTTCAGATCCCATTGTTCTTGTCGGGACATAGCGAAAACGATCAGCGTGAACGGGCGGCGATGCTTCTTGAGCGAGTTGGCTTGGGTGACCGGATGGACCACAAGCCATGCGAACTGAGCGTTGGGCAGCAACAGCGTGTTGCTTTGGCGCGAATGTTAGCCAACGACCCAGCGGTCATCTTGGCTGATGAGCCAACCGGGAATTTGGACCCTGAAACGAGCGACCAAATCATCGGTTTCTTCGAGGAGTTTAATCAAGAAGGAAAGACGATTGTGATGGTCACACACGACCCCGTTGCTGCGGAGCGAGCGAAGCGTGTTCTGAAGATACGAAATGGCAAGGTGGTCGATGACCGTGCCTCGGTTCGGGCGTGCGACGCGGCGTAG
- a CDS encoding ArsR/SmtB family transcription factor, translating to MNKKEFAKYEARAQIFKALAHPARLRIMDELTQYDERCVCDLTALIGSDMSTVSRHLSVLKNAGLIGVEKRGQMMFYRSTVCCLSGFSDCVEKVLASNMAEQRALLK from the coding sequence ATGAACAAAAAAGAATTTGCCAAATACGAAGCACGTGCCCAAATCTTCAAAGCGCTCGCCCATCCCGCTCGATTGCGGATCATGGACGAACTGACGCAATATGATGAACGGTGCGTGTGCGATTTGACTGCACTGATCGGCTCCGATATGTCGACCGTGTCGAGGCATTTGTCCGTCCTGAAGAACGCTGGTTTGATCGGCGTCGAGAAACGTGGCCAAATGATGTTCTATCGCTCAACCGTTTGTTGCCTTTCGGGATTCTCCGACTGCGTCGAAAAGGTTCTCGCTAGCAACATGGCCGAACAACGGGCACTGCTGAAATGA
- the arsA gene encoding arsenical pump-driving ATPase, with the protein MKFLETPTRNLFFTGKGGVGKTSMACAIAVQLADRGLRVLLVSTDPASNLDEVLRTPLASHPTPIESVPNLLAMNLDPEAAAKEYRERMVGPYRGVLPDAAVASMEEQFSGSCTLEIAAFDEFAKLLGDKEATSQFDHVVFDTAPTGHTLRLLTLPSAWSGYIENNTTGTSCLGPLAGLQAQTLIYKQTVDALADGDCTTLVLVTRPEPSAFREAARTSSELQELGVHNQHLIVNGVFKNQTPTDEIATAMQRRGDEAVASMPETIAGLDRTSVPLASGGLMGVDSLRRVGQAELKIQSPTLPTPHLPDYPNGLGSLVDELSAVGHGVILAMGKGGVGKTTVAASVAVALAERGFDVHLSTTDPAAHVSATIAADELPGLSVGRIDPAKETADYTAEVMQTAGRDLDAPGKALLEEDLRSPCTEEIAVFRAFAKAVSKGENGFVVLDTAPTGHTILLLDSALAYHREVTRQASQMPESVEQLLPRLRDPDFTRVLVVTLPEATPVHEAARLQQDLRRAEIEPFAWVINQSLVPLAVTDPTLRQRQQHELPFIEEVKSTHASRVALVPWQSEPPTGLAGLRRIVAAESSLTQ; encoded by the coding sequence ATGAAATTCTTAGAAACGCCGACGCGGAACTTGTTCTTCACCGGCAAAGGTGGAGTCGGCAAAACTTCGATGGCCTGCGCGATTGCGGTTCAACTGGCTGATCGCGGTTTGCGAGTATTGCTCGTTTCGACCGATCCGGCATCGAACCTTGACGAAGTGCTCCGAACGCCGCTGGCGAGTCACCCGACGCCGATAGAATCGGTGCCAAACTTGTTGGCGATGAACCTTGATCCCGAGGCGGCGGCTAAAGAGTATCGCGAACGGATGGTCGGCCCCTATCGTGGCGTCTTGCCTGACGCGGCGGTCGCAAGCATGGAAGAACAATTCTCAGGTTCTTGTACGCTAGAGATTGCCGCGTTCGATGAGTTCGCAAAATTGCTGGGCGACAAAGAAGCAACGTCGCAGTTCGATCACGTTGTTTTTGATACAGCCCCCACTGGTCACACGTTGCGTTTGTTGACGCTGCCGTCGGCTTGGTCGGGATACATCGAGAACAACACGACGGGTACGTCCTGTCTCGGGCCGCTTGCTGGCTTGCAGGCTCAGACATTGATCTACAAACAAACCGTCGATGCATTGGCAGACGGCGACTGCACGACGTTGGTGCTGGTCACACGCCCCGAACCGTCGGCGTTTCGTGAAGCTGCCCGGACGAGTAGTGAGTTGCAAGAGCTGGGCGTTCACAATCAGCACTTGATCGTCAACGGCGTTTTCAAGAACCAGACGCCGACCGATGAAATTGCAACGGCGATGCAGCGTCGGGGTGACGAGGCAGTCGCGTCGATGCCCGAAACGATCGCGGGCCTCGATCGCACTTCGGTCCCTCTAGCGTCCGGCGGATTGATGGGCGTTGATTCGCTTCGTCGTGTCGGGCAAGCCGAGTTGAAAATTCAATCTCCCACACTTCCTACTCCCCATCTCCCAGACTATCCCAATGGCCTTGGCTCTTTGGTTGATGAGCTGTCTGCGGTTGGCCATGGTGTGATCTTGGCGATGGGCAAGGGGGGTGTTGGCAAAACGACGGTCGCGGCTTCGGTTGCGGTGGCGTTAGCCGAACGTGGCTTTGACGTTCACCTTTCGACCACCGATCCGGCGGCTCATGTTTCCGCGACAATCGCAGCCGACGAACTGCCCGGTTTGTCCGTGGGGCGAATTGACCCGGCCAAAGAGACTGCCGACTACACCGCCGAAGTAATGCAAACGGCGGGGAGAGATTTGGACGCGCCGGGGAAAGCCTTGCTCGAAGAGGATTTGCGTTCGCCATGCACCGAAGAAATTGCGGTGTTCCGTGCGTTCGCCAAAGCGGTCTCGAAAGGCGAAAACGGGTTCGTCGTTCTTGACACGGCACCGACAGGACACACGATTTTGTTACTCGACTCGGCCTTGGCATATCATCGCGAAGTGACTCGGCAAGCGAGCCAAATGCCCGAGTCGGTTGAACAGTTGTTGCCGCGATTGCGTGACCCCGATTTCACGCGAGTCTTGGTGGTGACGTTGCCCGAAGCGACTCCCGTTCACGAAGCCGCACGATTGCAACAAGACCTACGGCGAGCGGAGATTGAACCGTTCGCGTGGGTCATCAACCAAAGTCTCGTCCCGTTGGCAGTGACTGATCCGACACTGCGTCAGCGGCAACAACACGAGTTGCCGTTCATCGAAGAAGTCAAATCGACACATGCAAGTCGCGTTGCGTTGGTTCCTTGGCAAAGCGAACCGCCAACCGGACTCGCAGGATTACGCCGCATCGTTGCGGCGGAGTCATCGCTTACTCAATAA
- the arsB gene encoding ACR3 family arsenite efflux transporter: protein MKDTKMNQPDTCPTDEKGIGFFERYLTVWVGLCIVAGILLGKIAPGIAKSLDGMAIYVNDAPVISIPIAICLFFMMYPIMVKIDFGEVVKAGKAIRPVGLTLFINWAIKPFTMYAIASFFLGTLFLGFIGPDAVDYVKAPLGSNLEVGATYGAGEVVLVEGVKMLEVPLWRSYLAGCILLGIAPCTAMVLVWGFLAKGNDGHTLVMVAINSLTMLVLYGVLGGFLLGVGQLPVPWQALLLSIGVYVALPLLAGYVSRKWLIATKGESWFHEKFLHFLTPVTITALLATLVLLFSFKGETIVENPLTILWIAIPLTIQTLVIFALGYGISKAMGFTYESAAPTAMIGASNHFEVAIATATMLYGLSSGAALATVVGVLIEVPLMLGLVKFCLKTKDWFPAESSDNGELQEPSLVSN from the coding sequence ATGAAAGACACGAAAATGAATCAACCCGACACTTGCCCGACTGATGAAAAAGGCATCGGATTCTTTGAACGTTACCTGACCGTTTGGGTCGGGCTGTGCATCGTTGCCGGTATTTTGCTCGGCAAAATCGCCCCAGGAATCGCTAAGTCACTCGATGGAATGGCGATTTATGTCAATGATGCGCCAGTGATTTCGATTCCGATCGCGATCTGCCTGTTCTTTATGATGTATCCGATCATGGTCAAAATTGACTTCGGCGAAGTCGTGAAGGCTGGCAAGGCGATTCGGCCCGTCGGGCTGACCCTGTTTATCAACTGGGCGATCAAGCCTTTCACCATGTACGCGATCGCCAGTTTCTTTCTTGGCACTCTCTTCCTTGGTTTCATCGGCCCCGACGCAGTCGATTACGTGAAGGCTCCGTTGGGAAGCAATCTTGAGGTGGGGGCGACTTATGGTGCAGGCGAAGTGGTGCTGGTCGAAGGAGTGAAGATGCTCGAGGTTCCGCTGTGGCGAAGCTACTTGGCTGGTTGCATTTTGCTCGGCATCGCTCCTTGCACTGCGATGGTCTTGGTATGGGGATTCTTGGCAAAGGGTAACGACGGACACACGCTCGTCATGGTCGCGATCAATTCGCTGACGATGCTTGTTCTTTACGGAGTCTTGGGTGGATTCCTACTCGGAGTCGGCCAACTTCCCGTCCCGTGGCAAGCGTTACTGTTGTCGATCGGCGTCTACGTGGCACTACCGCTCTTGGCTGGCTACGTTTCTCGCAAATGGCTAATCGCTACCAAGGGTGAGTCTTGGTTCCATGAAAAATTCTTGCATTTCCTGACGCCTGTCACGATCACTGCGCTACTGGCGACGCTTGTCCTGTTGTTTTCATTCAAGGGTGAAACCATCGTTGAAAACCCACTGACGATTCTGTGGATCGCGATTCCGTTGACGATTCAGACGTTGGTGATCTTTGCACTCGGTTATGGAATTAGCAAAGCGATGGGATTCACTTACGAGTCCGCTGCACCGACCGCGATGATTGGCGCGTCGAATCACTTTGAAGTGGCGATCGCAACGGCCACGATGTTGTACGGATTGTCATCGGGGGCGGCACTAGCGACTGTCGTCGGCGTGTTGATCGAAGTGCCATTGATGCTGGGCTTGGTCAAGTTTTGTCTCAAAACGAAAGATTGGTTTCCAGCCGAGTCTTCAGACAATGGCGAGTTGCAAGAACCTAGTTTGGTGTCCAACTAG
- the arsD gene encoding arsenite efflux transporter metallochaperone ArsD has product MTKVQIYDKAMCCSTGVCGPQVDPVLPKFSADLDWLKAQGHDVVRFNLAQDPTEFVKNATVQKMLADEGVECLPLVIVDDRVVSRSEYPSRGNLAMWAGTAVKPRATLPMASDSGCCGGDTGCC; this is encoded by the coding sequence ATGACCAAAGTTCAGATTTACGACAAAGCCATGTGCTGCTCGACCGGCGTTTGCGGGCCGCAAGTTGATCCCGTCTTGCCAAAGTTTTCCGCTGATCTCGATTGGCTGAAAGCGCAAGGCCACGACGTTGTTCGTTTCAACCTGGCTCAAGACCCGACCGAGTTCGTCAAGAACGCGACCGTGCAAAAAATGCTCGCTGACGAAGGCGTCGAGTGCCTGCCATTGGTAATCGTCGACGATCGTGTGGTCAGTCGCAGCGAGTACCCATCACGGGGAAATTTGGCAATGTGGGCCGGCACTGCAGTCAAACCAAGAGCGACCCTGCCGATGGCGTCCGACTCGGGATGCTGTGGTGGCGACACGGGTTGCTGCTGA
- a CDS encoding arsenate reductase ArsC → MTKKNVLFLCIGNSCRSQMAEGWARHFHGDTIEAYSAGIEAHGMNPNAMQVMKEAGVDISNQSSKLASSLTDVPLDLVITVCGHADENCPAFLTKAKLVHVGFDDPPKLAKEAASEEEALDCYRRVRDEVRLFVEKELPKLL, encoded by the coding sequence ATGACGAAAAAGAATGTTCTGTTTCTCTGCATCGGAAATTCATGCCGTAGCCAAATGGCCGAAGGATGGGCGAGACACTTTCACGGCGATACCATCGAAGCGTACTCAGCGGGCATCGAGGCTCACGGAATGAATCCTAATGCGATGCAGGTGATGAAGGAGGCCGGCGTGGACATCTCGAACCAGTCGTCGAAACTGGCGAGTTCGCTCACGGACGTCCCACTCGATCTGGTCATCACCGTGTGCGGTCACGCAGATGAGAACTGTCCGGCCTTTCTTACGAAAGCCAAGCTCGTCCACGTCGGCTTCGACGATCCGCCCAAACTCGCCAAGGAAGCCGCCAGCGAGGAAGAAGCACTCGATTGCTATCGCCGCGTACGCGACGAGGTTCGTTTGTTCGTTGAGAAAGAACTGCCGAAGTTGCTGTAG
- a CDS encoding EF-Tu C-terminal domain-related protein: MLFLEISDGDHFAIREGGKTVGSGVVTKVVA, translated from the coding sequence GTGTTGTTCCTGGAGATCAGCGATGGCGACCACTTCGCCATCCGAGAAGGCGGCAAAACCGTCGGTTCGGGTGTCGTCACGAAAGTCGTCGCCTAG
- a CDS encoding ABC transporter ATP-binding protein: protein MVESEQDIAPAPSTPLAIETRGLRKVYGSGNTEVVAMHDATMKVRNGEVVALLGPSGAGKSTFLTAIGLINPPTSGQIWIGGKLVMDGSEAQVDVRSFRRKHIGFVFQKSNLIDFLNARENVQIAMELNGDRPRVARQRAIELLEELGVGDRADHRISMLSGGQQQRVAVARALANRPSIILADEPTAALDSRLGRQVMELFRRIAHQHGAGVIVVTHDHRTLEVFDTLYEMEDGAIHKHVEGLVQRADGEVA, encoded by the coding sequence ATGGTTGAATCGGAACAAGACATTGCACCTGCCCCCTCAACGCCGTTGGCGATCGAGACGCGAGGATTGCGGAAAGTCTACGGAAGCGGGAATACCGAAGTCGTCGCGATGCACGATGCCACTATGAAAGTGCGGAATGGCGAGGTGGTTGCGTTGCTCGGCCCCAGTGGAGCCGGAAAGTCAACATTCTTGACCGCAATCGGACTCATCAATCCTCCCACGTCGGGCCAGATTTGGATTGGTGGAAAGCTCGTCATGGATGGCTCTGAGGCGCAGGTGGATGTTCGCTCATTTCGTCGAAAGCATATTGGGTTCGTTTTTCAAAAGTCGAACCTGATTGATTTTCTTAACGCTCGCGAGAACGTGCAGATTGCAATGGAGCTAAACGGGGATCGTCCGCGTGTTGCCCGTCAACGTGCAATTGAGTTACTGGAAGAACTTGGCGTCGGCGACCGTGCCGATCATCGAATTTCGATGCTGTCCGGGGGACAACAACAACGTGTTGCGGTTGCGCGTGCATTGGCAAATCGGCCGAGCATCATTTTGGCGGATGAACCAACTGCGGCGCTCGACAGTCGCCTGGGAAGACAAGTGATGGAGCTGTTCCGACGGATTGCTCACCAGCATGGTGCGGGGGTGATTGTGGTCACGCACGACCACCGAACGTTAGAAGTATTCGATACACTTTACGAGATGGAAGATGGGGCGATTCATAAGCACGTCGAGGGGCTGGTTCAGCGAGCCGACGGCGAGGTTGCTTGA
- a CDS encoding ABC transporter permease, whose protein sequence is MNLKTLVWRELFERKSQMITIFVGILLGITTVVAIKNVSHFSEMAVARELDSLGANVLVLPKSVTLQDYYSADMHSETIPEEYALRLTMSELEGVDNLSPKLCVPVDLEGRQFTLTGILPKSEFQAKAAWAGAGIFSRPIGCGAIDLGTTPEAEEIDDSEDKKTLVRKRVIDDLGTDEALVGADTAAILDLEEGQTLKLMDKEFSIVAVLPETGTVDDSRIFAHLHTVQEMSNKDAVVSCIEIVGCCKEIAAGLVENVNKLLPDAKVVTVTQVVATQAKVNGMMEKLSLIFVLIIVFVGGAGIANYMLANVHERRREIGTLMSLGAESTLILRVFLLKAFLLGMAGGVGGFVIGTVLAITLGPRLAGVPVFPMPVLALWAIGISVGITLAASFFPARRAAKLDPVTSFQEV, encoded by the coding sequence ATGAACCTTAAAACCCTAGTCTGGCGAGAGCTGTTCGAGCGAAAGAGCCAGATGATTACGATCTTCGTCGGTATCCTACTGGGAATCACGACGGTGGTTGCGATCAAAAACGTCAGTCACTTCTCAGAGATGGCCGTTGCCCGAGAGCTAGACAGCTTGGGCGCGAACGTGCTTGTGCTGCCGAAGTCCGTGACGCTTCAGGATTACTATTCAGCGGACATGCACAGCGAGACGATTCCAGAGGAATACGCGCTGCGGTTGACCATGTCCGAACTTGAAGGCGTTGACAATCTTTCCCCCAAACTGTGCGTTCCGGTCGATTTGGAAGGCCGCCAGTTTACGCTAACCGGGATTCTGCCCAAAAGCGAATTTCAGGCCAAGGCGGCGTGGGCTGGGGCGGGGATTTTCTCAAGGCCGATCGGTTGTGGTGCGATTGACCTTGGCACGACACCAGAGGCGGAGGAAATCGACGACAGTGAGGACAAGAAGACGTTGGTCCGCAAGCGTGTGATTGACGACTTGGGAACCGATGAAGCACTCGTTGGTGCGGATACGGCCGCGATTCTCGATTTGGAAGAAGGCCAAACCCTCAAGCTGATGGACAAGGAATTCTCCATCGTCGCTGTGTTACCAGAAACGGGGACGGTTGATGACTCGCGGATCTTTGCTCACTTGCACACCGTTCAGGAGATGTCCAACAAAGACGCTGTCGTCAGTTGCATCGAGATTGTCGGCTGCTGCAAGGAAATCGCTGCGGGGTTGGTCGAAAACGTCAACAAGCTGTTGCCCGATGCAAAAGTGGTCACGGTGACTCAGGTCGTCGCCACTCAAGCGAAGGTGAACGGGATGATGGAGAAGCTGTCGCTGATTTTCGTTCTGATCATCGTCTTTGTCGGTGGAGCGGGGATTGCAAACTATATGCTCGCCAATGTTCATGAGCGTCGCCGCGAGATCGGCACGTTAATGTCCCTTGGGGCCGAATCAACGTTAATTCTACGCGTCTTTTTGCTTAAGGCGTTTCTACTCGGAATGGCTGGCGGAGTGGGCGGTTTTGTAATCGGCACGGTATTGGCGATCACGTTGGGGCCGCGACTCGCTGGCGTTCCTGTTTTTCCGATGCCGGTACTGGCCTTGTGGGCCATTGGCATTTCCGTTGGTATCACTTTGGCTGCTAGCTTCTTTCCCGCTCGTCGTGCCGCCAAGCTCGACCCAGTCACTTCATTTCAGGAGGTTTGA